In one Hippocampus zosterae strain Florida chromosome 10, ASM2543408v3, whole genome shotgun sequence genomic region, the following are encoded:
- the si:dkey-202g17.3 gene encoding 4F2 cell-surface antigen heavy chain, with translation MPLNVGDTGYGSVADPGSASGAAGSSETAALLVPEFGEEGQQEWRPMSKEELEESAGGPGWRRVRCYLVVLFWLAWLAMLAISVAIIVTSPRPVATPLTWWQKSVFLQLQSDLFAGTPSESSGAVDVLCDQLPYLKSLGISALILKGLFDSSNTTESGERSGTLPQVQRLLGATENAGLKVVLDVCDVQLFGAREDLESQVAWNATQRALRFWLGQGVAGFSMCDTDASYTEKSLMLWKGVLEEFSEKDEERIVVVNQTQEHLPPLVVSGQQLNVTLVDVVLRSVLPDSPRLLSARQVADAIETHLQTPKDTWLGWMVGGKASYDLRRLLLVLLMTLPGTPVVQYDQLYPAQGENGSEFSDFTDKYKLRHSNVALFRSLSHNRAREEALVFGSFTFLPFNTSSNATLSSHSSSPPLLAFLRSWGCVHFLVLLNVGSEPLGLDPTWAPSLPEAGVFVASTALHRLGAVNLDTLVLQPCEAVVVKLFEPGSYS, from the exons ATGCCCCTGAACGTCGGAGACACCGGCTACGGCAGTGTGGCCGACCCGGGCTCGGCCAGCGGGGCCGCCGGCTCCTCGGAGACGGCCGCCCTGCTCGTCCCAGAGTTCGGAGAGGAGGGACAGCAGGAGTGGCGGCCCATGAgcaaggaggagctggaggagtcAGCGGGCGGGCCCGGCTGGAGAAGAGTCCGCTGCTACCTGGTGGTGCTCTTCTGGCTGGCGTGGCTGGCCATGCTGGCTATCTCCGTGGCCATCATCGTCACCAGCCCGCGGCCCGTCGCGACCCCGCTAACTTGGTGGCAGAAGTCGGTCTTTTTACAGCTGCAGTCCGACCTTTTCGCTGGGACGCCTTCTGAGAGCTCAGGGGCCGTCGACG TCCTGTGTGATCAGCTTCCCTACCTCAAGTCTTTGGGAATCAGTGCTCTCATCCTGAAGGGGTTGTTTGATTCGTCAAACACAACTGAGAGCGGGGAGCGCTCGGGAACGTTGCCGCAGGTTCAGCGTCTGCTTGGCGCGACTGAAAATGCAG GCCTCAAAGTGGTATTGGATGTATGCGATGTCCAGCTTTTTGGGGCTCGTGAAGACTTGGAGAGTCAAGTAGCTTGGAACGCCACACAG CGTGCACTTCGTTTCTGGTTGGGTCAAGGCGTGGCAGGATTCTCCATGTGTGACACAGATGCATCGTATACAGAAAAG TCTCTGATGCTGTGGAAAGGGGTCTTGGAGGAGTTCAGTGAAAAAGATGAAGAAAG gatTGTTGTGGTCAACCAAACACAAGAGCACCTTCCACCCCTGGTAGTCTCCGGCCAGCAGCTTAACGTCACCTTGGTGGATGTGGTTCTGAGGTCCGTGCTCCCCGACTCGCCCCGCCTGCTGTCAGCCCGCCAGGTGGCTGATGCCATCGAGACTCACCTGCAGACGCCTAAAGACACGTGGCTCGGTTGGATG GTTGGAGGCAAAGCATCTTATGATTTGAGGAGGCTGCTGTTGGTGTTGCTCATGACGCTGCCAGGAACACCTGTGGTCCAGTATGACCAATTGTACCCCGCACAG GGAGAAAATGGCAGCGAATTCTCAGACTTCACC gATAAATACAAGTTGAGGCATTCCAATGTGGCCCTGTTCAGATCACTGAGTCACAACCGAGCTCGAGAAGAAGCTCTCGTCTTTGGAAGCTTCACTTTCCTCCCCTTCAATACTTCCTCCAATGCCACTCTGTCTTCTCACTCCTCCTCGCCGCCTCTCCTGGCTTTCCTGCGCTCGTGGGGCTGTGTCCACTTCCTGGTCCTACTCAACGTTGGGTCCGAGCCCCTTGGCCTGGATCCCACCTGGGCTCCAAGCCTGCCCGAGGCCGGCGTTTTCGTAGCCAGTACGGCGTTGCACCGCCTGGGCGCTGTCAACCTTGACACGCTGGTGCTGCAGCCCTGTGAAGCCGTGGTTGTCAAACTGTTTGAACCTGGAAGCTACTCATAA